The proteins below come from a single Bacteroidales bacterium genomic window:
- the tilS gene encoding tRNA lysidine(34) synthetase TilS produces the protein LQKVEEERKRICTNKADKLIISIRELVALSNTATYLYEFLKPYGFVFSQAEDIVESTRNGESGAQFFTASHVLLRDRDNLILTKRQSEKSDVFILDLDLNEIDSPINLKWNFLNEVKFEKDSSLAFLDFDKLKFPLKLRKWEQGDAFHPLGMKGKKLLSDFFIDLKLNRFEKENTYLLLSGEDIVWIVGIRLDNRFRISSKTKNVLKMEYKV, from the coding sequence ATTTGCAGAAAGTGGAAGAGGAGAGAAAAAGAATTTGTACAAATAAAGCTGATAAGTTAATTATTTCCATTCGTGAATTAGTGGCATTATCAAATACTGCAACCTATTTATATGAGTTTCTTAAGCCGTATGGATTTGTATTTTCGCAAGCAGAAGATATTGTGGAATCAACAAGAAATGGAGAGTCTGGAGCTCAGTTTTTTACCGCTTCTCACGTGCTTTTACGCGATAGAGATAATCTTATTTTAACAAAGCGCCAAAGCGAAAAATCAGATGTTTTTATTTTGGATCTCGACCTTAATGAAATAGATTCTCCTATTAATTTGAAATGGAATTTCTTGAATGAAGTAAAGTTTGAAAAAGATTCCTCTTTAGCTTTTTTAGATTTTGATAAATTGAAATTCCCTTTAAAACTTAGGAAATGGGAGCAAGGTGATGCTTTTCATCCTTTGGGAATGAAAGGAAAAAAACTCCTTAGCGATTTTTTTATCGACTTAAAATTAAATCGTTTTGAAAAAGAAAACACCTACTTACTTCTTTCGGGTGAAGATATTGTTTGGATAGTTGGAATACGTTTAGATAATCGATTTAGAATTTCTTCTAAAACGAAGAATGTATTAAAAATGGAATATAAGGTTTAA
- a CDS encoding tRNA-dihydrouridine synthase family protein, with translation MQLYLAPLQGYTEFLFRNAYAKHFGGLDRAIAPFIPSGLGVTVKHRRISDLWKEHNKLIPVDPQIIGKSAPEIVPVGKYLFDYGYDTLNINMGCPIPSIRAKMRGSGILAYPEMIEMLLEKLFNDLQNKISLKIRLGNESAEEVKELIPVLNQFPLKELIIHPRVGTQMYEGSVDLNSFSWCVENAKAPIVYSGDIFDLSTFKKMQNSFPSISRWMIGRGLLFSPFLPEIIKKNDSSWVKDEIYRFWDFHEDLEKQILIYRERPKNQLNKLKEYWRYFSQAFQDSEHHFYRVSRTSDLESFRLIINEIKEKGVWKAGLTEKDSFTFIKSL, from the coding sequence ATGCAGCTTTATTTGGCTCCTTTGCAGGGATATACTGAATTTTTGTTTCGTAATGCTTATGCCAAGCATTTTGGAGGTCTTGATAGAGCAATTGCACCTTTTATTCCTTCTGGTTTAGGCGTAACGGTAAAACATAGACGTATTAGTGATTTGTGGAAAGAACATAATAAATTAATTCCTGTTGATCCCCAGATTATTGGAAAGAGTGCTCCTGAAATTGTGCCTGTCGGAAAATATCTTTTTGATTATGGTTATGATACTTTGAATATTAATATGGGTTGTCCAATTCCAAGCATTCGTGCTAAAATGCGAGGCTCGGGAATTCTTGCTTATCCCGAAATGATTGAGATGCTTTTAGAAAAACTGTTTAATGACCTTCAGAATAAGATATCCTTAAAAATTCGTTTGGGTAATGAATCCGCCGAAGAAGTTAAAGAGTTAATCCCTGTTCTTAATCAGTTCCCTTTAAAAGAGTTGATTATCCATCCACGTGTGGGAACACAAATGTATGAGGGAAGTGTTGATTTGAACTCTTTTTCTTGGTGTGTTGAAAATGCAAAAGCACCCATTGTTTATAGTGGTGATATTTTTGATTTATCTACCTTCAAAAAAATGCAAAATAGTTTTCCAAGTATCAGTAGATGGATGATAGGAAGAGGTTTATTGTTTTCTCCTTTTTTACCGGAAATAATAAAGAAAAATGATAGTAGTTGGGTAAAAGATGAGATTTATAGATTTTGGGATTTTCACGAGGATTTGGAAAAACAGATTTTAATTTATCGCGAAAGACCTAAAAATCAATTGAATAAATTAAAAGAATATTGGCGTTATTTTTCTCAGGCTTTTCAGGATTCAGAGCATCATTTTTATAGAGTTTCTCGTACTTCTGATTTAGAAAGCTTCCGCTTGATAATAAATGAAATTAAAGAAAAAGGAGTTTGGAAAGCCGGACTTACAGAAAAGGATAGCTTTACCTTTATTAAATCTCTGTAA
- a CDS encoding UvrD-helicase domain-containing protein has translation MDSLFEDLNKEQLLAVKKTEGPVMVIAGAGSGKTRVLTYKIAYLLQRGVDPFNILALTFTNKAAKEMKSRIGDLVGYQSARNVWAGTFHSVFARILRSEADKLGYPSNFTIYDTDDSKNLIKSIVKEGNLDPKIYQASYILGRISSAKNNLISAEGYNQNDDYIKEDKQAGKPHLGSIYTIYQRRLTQSAAMDFDDLLFKTNVLLRDFPEVLYKFQQKFKYILVDEYQDTNFSQYLIVKKLAANNENLCVVGDDAQSIYGFRGADIKNILNFKKDYTDAVIIKLEQNYRSTQIIVDAANSLIHNNQNQIFKTVWTSNSEGDRIKLIRASSDLEEGRLIAQQIFEDKMNLQAKNSDFAILYRTNAQSRSLEEALRKLNIDYRIYGGLSFYKRKEIKDVLAYFRLIINTKDNEAFRRIINYPTRGIGKTTLEHITLAASENNVSYWDVIEQPNKFKLAVNSGTQKKLNDFVLMIKSFQVELDIIDAYELANRVARASGLISSLHNDKTPEGISRYENLEALLNGIKEFVEKDESDIPEEKPDKSLAVFMQDVALLTDADEKDKDNIEKVSLMTIHQSKGLEYPYVYIVGLEENLFPSVMAIGSRADLEEERRLFYVALTRAEKKVVLSYAESRFRWGDLSFCEPSRFLEEIEDKFLDFPVSRSQTRASLPPNPYRAVSNRNTRKLINKPSSIGGEAGKSTYKRISREASGIVNRPTSNFKAAEVNDLQVNMEVEHQRFGRGKILKIEGSASNKKATVRFSKIGEKQLLLRFAKLRIVK, from the coding sequence TTGGATTCACTTTTTGAAGATTTAAATAAAGAGCAACTGCTTGCTGTTAAAAAAACCGAAGGTCCTGTAATGGTAATTGCAGGTGCAGGTTCAGGAAAAACACGTGTACTTACTTATAAGATTGCTTACCTTTTGCAAAGAGGAGTAGACCCTTTTAATATTTTGGCTTTAACGTTTACCAATAAAGCAGCCAAAGAAATGAAAAGCAGAATAGGCGATTTAGTTGGATACCAATCGGCACGCAATGTCTGGGCCGGAACTTTTCACTCTGTTTTTGCACGTATCCTTCGTTCCGAAGCCGATAAGTTGGGCTATCCTTCTAACTTTACGATTTACGATACCGACGATTCTAAAAATTTAATAAAATCAATAGTAAAAGAGGGAAATTTAGACCCCAAAATCTACCAAGCTTCTTATATTTTAGGGAGGATTTCTTCTGCCAAAAATAATTTAATTTCAGCCGAAGGCTATAACCAAAATGATGATTATATAAAGGAGGATAAACAAGCAGGGAAGCCTCATCTCGGATCAATTTATACAATTTATCAAAGAAGACTTACTCAGTCGGCTGCAATGGATTTTGATGATTTACTTTTTAAAACAAATGTCCTTCTTCGCGATTTCCCTGAAGTGCTTTATAAGTTTCAGCAAAAGTTTAAATATATTTTAGTCGATGAGTATCAGGATACTAACTTCTCTCAATATTTGATTGTAAAGAAATTAGCAGCCAATAATGAAAACCTTTGTGTTGTGGGCGACGATGCTCAAAGTATTTATGGCTTTAGGGGTGCTGATATTAAAAATATCCTCAATTTTAAAAAAGACTATACTGATGCTGTAATAATAAAACTTGAGCAAAACTATCGATCAACACAAATAATAGTTGATGCTGCTAATTCGCTTATTCACAATAATCAAAATCAGATATTTAAAACCGTTTGGACTTCTAATAGTGAAGGCGATCGTATTAAATTAATACGTGCTTCCTCCGATTTAGAGGAGGGTAGATTAATTGCACAGCAGATTTTTGAGGATAAAATGAATCTACAGGCAAAAAATAGTGATTTTGCCATTTTATACAGAACAAACGCACAATCCAGATCGCTTGAAGAAGCACTTCGTAAACTGAATATTGATTATAGAATTTATGGAGGATTATCATTTTATAAACGGAAAGAGATAAAAGATGTTTTGGCTTATTTCCGTTTAATTATAAATACAAAAGATAACGAAGCTTTCAGACGAATAATAAATTATCCTACTCGTGGAATTGGTAAAACTACTTTAGAACATATCACTTTAGCTGCATCTGAAAATAATGTGAGTTATTGGGATGTTATTGAGCAGCCAAATAAATTTAAATTGGCAGTAAATTCCGGTACGCAAAAAAAGCTGAATGATTTTGTGTTGATGATAAAAAGCTTTCAGGTAGAATTAGACATAATTGATGCTTACGAATTAGCAAATAGAGTTGCAAGAGCTTCAGGATTAATTAGTAGTTTGCATAACGATAAAACTCCCGAAGGAATCAGTCGGTATGAAAATTTGGAAGCACTTTTGAATGGTATTAAAGAATTTGTGGAAAAAGACGAGAGTGATATTCCTGAAGAAAAACCCGATAAAAGTCTTGCTGTTTTTATGCAGGATGTTGCTTTGCTTACCGATGCCGATGAAAAAGATAAAGACAATATAGAAAAAGTGTCATTAATGACGATTCATCAATCTAAAGGCTTAGAATATCCTTATGTTTATATTGTTGGTCTGGAAGAAAATCTTTTTCCATCGGTTATGGCAATTGGTTCTCGTGCCGATTTGGAAGAAGAACGTCGCTTGTTTTATGTTGCATTAACTCGTGCCGAGAAAAAAGTAGTCTTGTCCTATGCCGAGAGTCGTTTTCGCTGGGGCGATCTTAGCTTTTGTGAACCAAGTAGATTTTTAGAGGAAATAGAAGACAAATTTTTAGACTTTCCCGTAAGTCGATCTCAAACAAGAGCATCTTTACCGCCAAATCCATACAGAGCTGTTTCAAACAGGAACACTCGTAAGTTGATAAATAAACCAAGCTCAATAGGTGGTGAAGCCGGAAAATCGACTTATAAAAGAATTTCCCGCGAAGCTTCCGGTATTGTAAATCGACCAACATCTAATTTTAAGGCAGCTGAGGTTAATGATTTACAAGTTAATATGGAAGTTGAGCACCAAAGGTTTGGTCGTGGTAAAATTCTAAAGATTGAAGGTTCTGCTTCAAATAAAAAAGCAACGGTGCGTTTTTCTAAGATAGGAGAGAAGCAGTTGCTTTTACGATTTGCAAAGCTGCGGATTGTTAAATAA
- a CDS encoding diacylglycerol kinase family lipid kinase, which produces MEKTESRWGLIVNPNAGSGKCKKNWPTIQKLLKRAKLETEIEFTERKGHAIEITKQFIKKGFHKLIVVGGDGTLNEVVNGIFTQNEAEPKSMILGMVPVGTGNDWCRTFHVPTKYIDAIKLIRDEKTVVQDIGLVDFHNNTFPNRYFANVAGIGFDATVAHSANKLKDQGKGNALSYMLILLKTLLKYNSKPMQLKVGEQANYKERMFSIGIGIGKYNGGGMKQLPNAIVNDGLLDITIIKKISKWTVIKELKNLYDGSFLSHPKIDALQDTTISFAENQLKIEADGESVGQGPRNFSILTKALRVVGSIK; this is translated from the coding sequence ATGGAAAAAACAGAATCACGATGGGGATTAATAGTAAATCCTAATGCCGGTAGCGGCAAATGCAAAAAAAATTGGCCGACAATTCAAAAACTACTTAAACGAGCAAAACTTGAAACAGAAATAGAATTTACTGAACGTAAAGGTCATGCTATTGAAATAACAAAACAATTTATCAAAAAGGGGTTTCACAAATTGATTGTTGTTGGAGGAGATGGAACTTTAAACGAAGTTGTAAATGGTATTTTTACTCAAAATGAAGCTGAACCCAAATCAATGATATTAGGAATGGTACCCGTAGGAACAGGAAATGATTGGTGTAGGACTTTTCATGTTCCAACAAAATATATCGATGCCATTAAATTGATAAGAGATGAAAAAACAGTTGTTCAAGATATTGGACTTGTAGACTTCCATAACAACACCTTTCCCAATCGCTATTTTGCTAATGTTGCCGGTATTGGTTTCGATGCTACCGTTGCACACTCGGCAAATAAATTAAAAGATCAAGGAAAAGGCAATGCATTAAGCTATATGCTTATTTTGCTTAAAACACTTTTAAAATATAATTCTAAACCTATGCAGCTAAAAGTCGGCGAGCAAGCCAACTATAAAGAGCGTATGTTCAGCATTGGAATTGGAATTGGAAAATATAATGGAGGAGGAATGAAACAACTACCTAATGCCATTGTCAACGATGGCCTCTTAGATATTACCATCATTAAAAAAATTAGTAAATGGACAGTAATTAAAGAGTTGAAGAATTTGTACGATGGTTCTTTTCTCAGCCATCCAAAAATTGATGCTTTGCAAGACACTACTATTTCTTTCGCAGAAAATCAACTTAAAATAGAAGCCGATGGGGAATCGGTAGGACAAGGGCCAAGAAATTTTAGCATTTTAACAAAAGCATTGCGTGTTGTGGGATCAATTAAATAG
- a CDS encoding OmpA family protein: MHRILGIGIITFLFFTLISSPLMAQEQNCNFKPNKRTEAQYKKALKYIDQRYIQQAKSILTEIIQNYPLFAKGYLSLGILSLQDYYSDITKAENYFYKALDICSDSSHIANFYLGKIYFGRHEFEKAKVSFENFLTKPEYCNKNKLSEAKNYLEYASISAKLIANPVPFKPEKVSGISSSNDEYLPIISPDNEFALYTRRTEKLIDRGFDSRYKQIETFTYSLRQTDGNFDSGYPMPYPFNQNPNEGAASLTIDNNDLYYTYCVLNPETNYLNCDLLHSHFNGKSWSDPVSLGTNINGDNTWESQPSVNANGNIIYFASNRKGGIGGYDIYKTIKQPDGSWSDPINLGPKINSSGHEKSPYIHSDSQTLYFSSDGIPGLGGFDIFYARMDSSNNFGEAVNIGYPINSFEDDLGFFVSTDGSYGYYASNRFEENHSWNLYHFPLYEKAKPQKVLFVKGEVKDDGIDSIIHAKVEIKNLKNRTIKEIPVDSVSGKYVAVLLFKDDQLLTVKKEGFVYESKYIASSDTVFSKPSVVDLHLKPIEVGQSYKINDIYFATNLADLTPNSLKVIQEFFDFLKNNPNLKIEIQGHTDNIGSIADNQVLSEKRAKAVFDYLILLGVDASRLTFKGFGESNPVESNKTAFGRSQNRRTVFVITEK; the protein is encoded by the coding sequence ATGCACAGGATATTAGGTATAGGAATTATAACTTTTTTGTTTTTTACACTAATTTCATCACCTCTGATGGCGCAAGAACAAAACTGTAATTTTAAGCCAAACAAACGAACTGAAGCTCAATATAAAAAAGCATTAAAATATATTGATCAAAGATATATTCAACAAGCAAAAAGTATATTAACGGAGATCATTCAAAACTATCCTTTATTTGCTAAAGGATATTTAAGCCTTGGTATTTTATCATTACAAGACTATTATTCTGATATTACAAAAGCCGAAAATTATTTTTATAAAGCATTAGATATTTGTTCGGACAGCAGTCATATTGCTAATTTTTATTTAGGTAAAATATATTTTGGAAGGCATGAGTTTGAAAAAGCTAAAGTCAGTTTTGAAAACTTCCTCACCAAACCGGAATATTGTAATAAAAACAAACTCTCCGAAGCCAAAAACTATTTAGAATACGCCAGCATAAGTGCTAAGCTAATAGCTAATCCCGTACCTTTTAAACCGGAGAAAGTTTCGGGAATTTCATCAAGTAACGACGAATATCTTCCGATAATTTCGCCTGATAACGAATTTGCATTATATACCAGACGTACAGAAAAACTCATCGACAGAGGGTTTGATTCACGATATAAGCAAATAGAAACTTTTACCTACAGCTTGCGCCAAACAGATGGTAATTTTGATAGCGGTTACCCTATGCCATATCCTTTTAATCAAAATCCAAACGAAGGTGCAGCAAGTTTGACAATAGACAATAATGATTTATACTATACGTATTGTGTTTTAAATCCAGAAACAAACTACTTAAATTGTGATTTGTTACATTCTCATTTTAATGGAAAATCATGGTCGGATCCTGTAAGTTTAGGTACAAATATTAATGGCGACAATACTTGGGAATCGCAGCCAAGCGTTAATGCAAATGGAAATATAATTTATTTTGCATCTAACAGGAAGGGTGGCATTGGAGGTTACGATATATACAAAACTATTAAGCAACCTGATGGCAGCTGGAGCGATCCGATAAATTTAGGTCCAAAAATAAATAGCTCCGGACATGAAAAATCACCATATATTCATTCCGATAGTCAAACACTATATTTCTCTTCCGATGGCATTCCGGGTTTAGGAGGATTTGATATTTTCTACGCTCGAATGGATAGTTCAAATAATTTTGGAGAAGCTGTAAATATTGGATATCCAATAAATTCTTTTGAAGACGACCTTGGATTTTTTGTTAGCACGGATGGAAGCTATGGATACTATGCTTCAAATCGTTTTGAAGAAAATCACAGCTGGAATCTTTATCATTTTCCCTTATATGAAAAAGCAAAACCACAAAAAGTTCTCTTTGTAAAAGGAGAAGTAAAAGATGACGGGATAGATAGTATTATTCATGCAAAAGTAGAAATTAAAAACCTCAAGAATAGAACAATAAAAGAAATTCCTGTAGATTCTGTAAGCGGAAAATATGTAGCGGTACTGCTTTTTAAAGACGACCAATTGCTAACCGTAAAAAAGGAAGGCTTTGTTTACGAATCTAAATATATAGCTTCTTCTGATACCGTTTTTTCTAAGCCAAGCGTAGTCGATTTACATCTTAAACCCATTGAAGTTGGTCAATCTTATAAAATTAACGATATCTATTTTGCTACTAATTTAGCCGATCTGACTCCAAACTCTTTGAAGGTTATTCAAGAATTCTTCGACTTCTTAAAAAATAATCCGAATTTAAAAATTGAAATCCAAGGACATACTGATAATATTGGAAGTATTGCCGACAATCAGGTCCTATCTGAAAAGAGAGCCAAAGCCGTTTTTGATTATCTTATTCTTTTAGGAGTAGATGCCAGCCGACTTACCTTTAAAGGCTTTGGAGAATCAAACCCTGTAGAAAGTAATAAAACGGCATTTGGAAGAAGTCAAAACCGAAGAACGGTATTTGTTATAACAGAAAAATAA
- a CDS encoding archaeosortase/exosortase family protein yields MNKLYSYLYKLLKPYKLHPLLDVILFVALTLIIHFSYRYWATIQYFPLETVMNKLHDYLSDRVFNQSAWFIQHILGMDVTTIGRTMYWPNQGYIGINHGCSGLKQILQISLLLLIFPGPWKHKLWYIPMGMIIIHLTNLFRIIGLAEVLVYLPDYWKFSHDNLFRPFFYVVIFTLWVIWVEKFMKKQKINLEK; encoded by the coding sequence ATGAACAAACTGTATTCCTACTTATACAAATTGCTCAAACCTTATAAATTACATCCTTTGCTCGATGTTATTTTATTTGTAGCACTCACACTAATCATCCACTTTTCTTATCGCTATTGGGCTACAATACAATACTTCCCTTTGGAGACTGTAATGAACAAACTCCACGACTATTTATCTGACAGGGTTTTCAACCAAAGTGCTTGGTTTATTCAACATATTTTAGGAATGGACGTTACAACTATTGGCAGGACAATGTATTGGCCTAACCAGGGTTATATTGGTATTAATCATGGCTGTTCCGGATTAAAACAAATCCTTCAAATAAGCCTTCTTTTACTCATCTTCCCGGGTCCTTGGAAACACAAACTATGGTATATTCCTATGGGAATGATAATTATTCACTTGACAAATTTATTTCGCATTATTGGTTTAGCCGAAGTTTTGGTTTACTTACCAGATTATTGGAAATTTAGTCACGATAACCTTTTTCGTCCGTTTTTCTACGTTGTAATATTTACACTTTGGGTTATTTGGGTTGAAAAATTTATGAAAAAGCAAAAAATAAATTTGGAAAAATGA
- a CDS encoding DUF4290 domain-containing protein, with protein MDYNSTREKLIIPEYGRNVQKMIYHALTMEDREKRTAFVKYIVGVMTQMHISTGSYGDYNHMIWDHMHIIADYKMDVDSPYPIPDKENIEATPKTLSYSSGKIKYRPYGSNIEKMIQLAITYEEGEEKNSLIENIANHLKKAYLNWNRDSVEDEVILKHLEVLSEGKLILQEGFTLKSTEDILSQKSRKRWVDNRSGGRGTGRSNYKQNKYKQNQKKRQYR; from the coding sequence ATGGATTATAACAGCACTCGCGAAAAATTAATAATACCCGAATATGGTCGCAATGTTCAGAAGATGATATATCATGCACTTACAATGGAAGATCGTGAAAAACGAACTGCTTTTGTAAAATATATTGTTGGTGTAATGACTCAGATGCATATTAGTACAGGCTCCTATGGAGACTACAACCATATGATTTGGGATCATATGCATATTATTGCCGATTACAAGATGGATGTAGACTCTCCTTATCCAATACCCGATAAGGAAAATATTGAAGCTACACCTAAGACTTTGAGTTATTCGTCAGGTAAGATTAAATACAGGCCATACGGTTCGAATATCGAAAAAATGATTCAGTTGGCTATTACTTACGAAGAAGGAGAAGAGAAAAATAGCCTTATAGAAAATATTGCCAATCATTTAAAAAAAGCATACCTTAATTGGAATAGAGATTCTGTTGAAGACGAAGTGATTTTAAAACATTTAGAAGTTTTATCTGAAGGTAAATTAATATTACAAGAAGGTTTTACACTTAAATCAACAGAAGATATTCTGAGTCAAAAAAGCAGAAAGAGATGGGTGGATAATCGTTCTGGAGGAAGAGGAACAGGACGGTCTAATTATAAGCAAAATAAATATAAGCAGAATCAAAAGAAGAGGCAATATCGTTAA
- the murA gene encoding UDP-N-acetylglucosamine 1-carboxyvinyltransferase: MSSFVIDGGYKLSGSIQPQGAKNEALQVLCAVLLTDEKVEIHNVPNIQDVNRLISILRDMGVKVDDLGNHSFAFQADNVNLDYLKSDAYFEQGGRLRGSVMLMGPLLARFGEAYMPTPGGDKIGRRRMDTHFTGFKKLGAQFEFYRDKNYYHLHSEKLSGSYMLLDEASVTGTANILMAAVMAEGETTIFNAACEPYLLQLATMLNRMGAKIQGAGSNLLKIQGVSHLGGTKHIMLPDMIEVGSFIGLAAMTQSALTIKNVNYKALGIIPEIFMRLGIKIERKGDDIFVPEQEEYTVETYMDGAIMTISDSPWPGFTPDLISIALVVATQAKGSVLVHQKMFESRLFFVDKLIDMGAQIILCDPHRAAVIGLNQQTRLRGITMTSPDIRAGVALLIAALSADGISTINNIEQIDRGYQNIDTRLRALGANITRKN; encoded by the coding sequence ATGAGCTCCTTTGTTATTGATGGTGGATATAAATTATCCGGAAGTATTCAGCCTCAGGGTGCAAAAAACGAGGCTCTTCAAGTGTTATGTGCCGTTTTGTTAACTGATGAAAAGGTTGAAATACACAATGTTCCCAACATCCAAGATGTTAACAGATTAATAAGTATTTTGCGAGACATGGGTGTGAAAGTAGATGATCTCGGTAATCATTCTTTTGCTTTTCAAGCCGATAATGTAAATCTTGATTATTTAAAATCAGATGCTTATTTTGAGCAGGGTGGCCGTTTGCGTGGTTCTGTAATGTTGATGGGTCCGCTTTTAGCGCGTTTTGGTGAAGCATATATGCCAACACCCGGAGGTGATAAAATTGGTCGAAGACGAATGGATACCCACTTTACCGGTTTTAAAAAATTAGGTGCTCAGTTTGAATTTTATCGCGATAAAAATTATTATCATCTTCATTCCGAAAAACTTAGTGGAAGTTATATGCTTTTGGATGAAGCTTCTGTAACAGGAACGGCTAATATCCTCATGGCAGCCGTTATGGCAGAAGGTGAAACAACTATTTTTAATGCAGCTTGTGAACCTTATCTTTTGCAGTTGGCAACAATGCTAAATAGAATGGGAGCTAAAATTCAAGGCGCAGGATCTAATCTACTTAAAATACAAGGCGTTTCGCATTTGGGTGGAACTAAGCATATTATGTTACCCGATATGATTGAAGTGGGTAGCTTTATTGGCTTAGCAGCTATGACACAATCGGCTCTAACTATTAAGAATGTAAATTATAAGGCTTTAGGAATTATTCCGGAAATTTTTATGCGTTTAGGTATTAAAATCGAGCGAAAGGGGGATGATATTTTTGTTCCTGAGCAAGAGGAGTACACTGTTGAAACCTACATGGATGGTGCTATAATGACAATTTCCGATTCTCCTTGGCCCGGATTTACACCGGATTTAATTAGTATTGCTTTAGTAGTTGCAACCCAAGCAAAAGGTAGCGTACTTGTACATCAAAAAATGTTTGAGAGTCGTTTGTTCTTTGTCGATAAATTAATTGATATGGGAGCACAGATTATTCTATGCGACCCACATCGAGCTGCTGTAATAGGATTAAATCAACAAACACGTTTAAGAGGAATTACTATGACTTCGCCTGATATCCGTGCCGGAGTTGCTCTTTTAATAGCTGCTTTATCTGCCGATGGAATTAGTACCATTAATAATATTGAGCAAATTGATAGGGGATATCAGAATATTGATACACGATTAAGAGCATTAGGAGCTAATATAACTCGAAAGAATTAA
- a CDS encoding DUF3078 domain-containing protein: protein MKRLKYSQFILLLFPLFFLLPSNVLADDKDNEGEFGAIIIPIDSIKKYDSTSFWRLVGRTRLNISTIVLSNWSDGGESSLIGAGSFDLTAIYQKGKIKFENNFRSAIGIQVFQYSNMKKTDDKLELSSILGIQFSEKWFYSFNTNFSSQYYKGYKYPNDTVVVSDFLSPGYLTVSLGLEYKPLKNLSIYASPLAGKITFVNNQDLANEGKYGVVAAVRDSLGNILIEGEKRKSELGISIIAKYKGKINKNLDLNTKLMLYNNYFDPVKSNRWNIDVNWETWFDIIINRFFVASAYFHVIYDHDIKIPVFDMVDGNRIKVGETINLQLKQNYGLGIAFKF from the coding sequence ATGAAGCGTTTAAAATACTCACAATTCATATTGTTGTTATTTCCTTTGTTTTTTCTCTTGCCATCTAATGTTTTGGCAGATGATAAAGATAACGAAGGTGAGTTTGGCGCAATAATTATCCCTATAGATTCTATAAAAAAATACGACAGTACTTCTTTTTGGCGTCTTGTTGGACGAACCCGATTAAATATAAGTACTATAGTGCTTTCTAACTGGTCTGATGGAGGAGAAAGTTCGTTAATAGGAGCAGGTTCTTTTGATTTAACTGCTATTTATCAAAAAGGAAAGATAAAGTTTGAAAATAACTTTAGATCGGCAATAGGGATTCAAGTTTTTCAGTATTCAAACATGAAAAAAACAGATGATAAACTTGAACTATCATCTATTTTAGGTATCCAGTTCTCTGAGAAATGGTTTTATAGTTTTAATACTAACTTCTCATCTCAATATTATAAAGGCTATAAATATCCTAATGATACTGTAGTAGTGTCGGATTTTTTATCCCCGGGATATTTAACGGTTTCTTTGGGTTTGGAGTATAAACCGCTCAAAAATTTATCTATATACGCTTCGCCACTTGCCGGAAAAATAACATTTGTTAATAATCAGGATTTGGCTAACGAAGGTAAATATGGTGTAGTGGCTGCTGTTAGAGATTCTTTAGGAAATATTCTAATTGAAGGAGAAAAGCGAAAGTCGGAATTAGGAATTAGTATTATTGCTAAATACAAAGGGAAGATTAATAAAAATCTTGATCTGAATACTAAGTTGATGCTCTATAATAATTATTTTGATCCGGTAAAATCTAACCGCTGGAATATTGATGTTAATTGGGAGACGTGGTTCGATATAATAATTAACAGATTTTTTGTTGCAAGTGCTTATTTTCATGTTATTTACGATCATGACATTAAAATTCCTGTTTTTGATATGGTTGATGGTAATCGTATTAAGGTAGGGGAGACTATCAATTTGCAGCTGAAACAAAATTATGGGTTGGGTATTGCTTTTAAATTTTAA